One window of the Triticum dicoccoides isolate Atlit2015 ecotype Zavitan chromosome 3B, WEW_v2.0, whole genome shotgun sequence genome contains the following:
- the LOC119282618 gene encoding putative receptor-like protein kinase At4g00960: protein MASKLQNTTSLTVRVLQEITDNFSEKRKIGQGAYGKVYLAELENGEEIAVKVLYNNMPEIDDVKFQHEFENLMRLEHHNIVRLVAYCYETQHQPMQYMGRTFFAERTYRALCFEYMQNGSLEKHLSDEGDGLDWHTRYKIIKGVWKGLKHLHEGFDKPIYHLDLKPGNMLLDKNMVPKLADFGLSKLFSDKQTMITQTPIGTIGYVPMEFLHGNIVSNKFDIFSLGVVMIKIIAGHGGHSRSAEMPLCEFFDLVQEKWRERMLETCQASRLLEAYCKQVNVCTKIALSCVDIDRHKRPNIADIINQLNDTEAAVNMALSLSIKTSRP, encoded by the exons ATGGCTAGCAAATTGCAAAATACAACAAGTCTAACGGTCCGAGTATTACAAGAAATCACGGATAATTTCTCTGAGAAGAGAAAAATTGGTCAAGGTGCATATGGAAAGGTCTATCTG GCAGAGCTTGAAAATGGAGAAGAAATTGCTGTGAAGGTCCTTTACAATAACATGCCAGAGATTGATGATGTAAAATTCCAACATGAGTTCGAAAACCTTATGAGGCTCGAGCATCACAACATTGTAAGGTTAGTTGCCTATTGCTATGAAACACAACATCAACCTATGCAGTATATGGGAAGAACATTTTTTGCTGAAAGGACATACAGAGCACTCTGCTTTGAGTATATGCAAAATGGAAGCCTTGAAAAACACCTTTCTG ATGAAGGTGATGGACTTGACTGGCATACACGTTACAAAATTATCAAGGGGGTATGGAAGGGTTTAAAGCACcttcatgaaggatttgataaaccAATTTACCATTTAGACCTAAAGCCTGGTAATATGTTGTTAGACAAGAACATGGTGCCAAAGCTTGCGGACTTTGGTTTGTCCAAGCTCTTCAGTGATAAACAAACCATGATCACACAAACTCCTATAGGAACAAT TGGATACGTGCCGATGGAATTCTTACATGGAAACATAGTCTCAAACAAGTTTGACATATTCAGCTTGGGTGTCGTAATGATAAAAATAATTGCAGGCCATGGAGGCCATTCCAGAAGTGCCGAAATGCCTCTTTGTGAGTTTTTTGATTTG GTACAAGAAAAGTGGAGGGAGAGGATGCTAGAAACATGTCAAGCTTCGAGGCTACTGGAAGCATACTGCAAACAAGTTAATGTATGCACTAAGATTGCACTGAGTTGCGTGGATATTGATAGACACAAAAGGCCAAATATAGCGGATATCATCAATCAATTGAATGACACCGAAGCTGCAGTTAACATG GCGTTGTCATTGAGCATAAAAACAAGTAGGCCATGA